Proteins from one Macrobrachium rosenbergii isolate ZJJX-2024 chromosome 14, ASM4041242v1, whole genome shotgun sequence genomic window:
- the LOC136845639 gene encoding uncharacterized protein — translation MSGSYEYSLNKSSGNASCFLLALVHPYKPSRPWLTWVLVVAYDIYEGGRKPRYRRPHWEIFLTTRTALSGAHPQLSFDVPSAPGYSYGAPDLQGAASTLNGAVAGGSGDPIADLAASIPGGGVPGQDYPILASVPDTGFSCADQQFPGYYADTADEAGCQVFHICQFDGRQDSFLCPNGTIFNQQYFVCDWWFNVDCAASLQFVSLNADIGKVADDVLVGAASDISLSNSYGAPQQVAAPSNSYGVPA, via the exons ATGTCGGGAAGCTATGAGTACTCATTAAACAAGTCTTCCGGAAATGCCTCTTGCTTCCTCCTTGCGCTGGTTCATCCATATAAACCATCTCGACCTTGGCTGACCTGGGTGCTCGTGGTTGCCTACGATATATATGAGGGCGGACGAAAGCCTAGGTACCGCAGACCTCACTGGGAGATCTTCCTGACTACAAGGA CCGCCTTAAGCGGAGCCCACCCACAGCTTAGTTTCGATGTACCCTCGGCCCCAGGATACTCCTACGGCGCTCCTGACCTCCAAGGGGCTGCTTCCACCCTCAACGGCGCTGTAGCAGGAGGCAGCGGTGACCCCATCGCTGATTTGGCGGCCAGTATTCCTGGGGGCGGCGTCCCAGGCCAGGATTACCCAATCCTGGCCTCAGTCCCAGACACCGGCTTCTCCTGCGCCGATCAGCAGTTCCCAGGATACTATGCTGACACCGCTGACGAAGCCGGCtgccaggtcttccacatctgccagTTCGACGGCCGccaggactccttcctctgccccaacggcaccatcttcaaccaGCAGTACTTCGTCTGCGACTGGTGGTTCAACGTGGACTGCGCCGCCTCCCTGCAGTTTGTCAGCCTCAACGCTGACATCGGCAAGGTTGCTGACGATGTCCTCGTAGGAGCTGCCTCTGACATCTCCCTCTCGAACTCCTACGGTGCTCCTCAGCAGGTAGCTGCTCCTTCGAACAGTTATGGAGTTCCTGCCTAA